Proteins encoded within one genomic window of Rhododendron vialii isolate Sample 1 chromosome 1a, ASM3025357v1:
- the LOC131335447 gene encoding protein NRT1/ PTR FAMILY 7.1-like: MDQMDSLNPANKIARKAGEENNNIRSEPVDAYYQNEQNKSGSCSVGDGIKRKNKGGWKLAMLLLVNQGLATLAFFGVGVNLVLFLTRVLGQDNATAANNVSLWTGTVYLCSLVGAFLSDSYWGRYLTCTIFQLIFVLGLVLVSLSSWLFLIKPEGCGDGQQPCTPTSSIGIVIFYVAIYLAAFGYGGHQPTLATFGSDQFDDTNPKQKSSKAAFFCYFYFALNVGSLFSNTILVYYEDTGKWTLGFWVSTASAVIALGSFLLGTPGYRYIKPCGNPLPRVAQVFVAAARKWNAVPADENELYEVEGSESVIKGSRKILHSNEFMCLDKAATLTEKDQQGPMNPWRVCTVTQVEEAKCILRMLPIWLCTIIYSVVFTQMASLFVEQGAVMDSRIGRFHLPAASMSVFDICSVLVFTGIYRHILIPLAGRLIRNPKGLSELQRMGIGLVIGMLAMIAAGLTELERLKRAEHHSSSLSIFWQIPQYTLVGASEVFMYIGQLEFFNGQAPDGIKSFGSSLCMASISLGNYVSSMLVNMVMGITATGNSPGWIPENLNHGHMDRFYFLIAALTAADFVIYVYCAKWYKCVNVDENKDGEAEVELLNNV, from the exons ATGGATCAAATGGACTCGCTTAACCCCGCTAACAAGATCGCCCGGAAG GCAGGAGAAGAGAACAATAACATCAGATCAGAACCTGTAGATGCATACTACCAAAATGAACAGAACAAGAGCGGCTCGTGTAGTGTTGGGGACGGCATTAAGAGAAAGAACAAGGGAGGCTGGAAATTGGCAATGCTCTTGTTGG TAAACCAAGGCCTTGCAACATTAGCCTTTTTCGGTGTTGGTGTGAACTTGGTGTTGTTCTTAACCAGAGTCCTAGGGCAAGACAATGCCACCGCAGCCAATAACGTCAGCTTATGGACTGGAACTGTCTATTTATGCTCACTTGTGGGAGCATTTCTCAGCGATTCCTACTGGGGCCGTTACTTGACTTGTACCATTTTTCAATTAATCTTTGTGTTG GGTTTAGTTCTAGTGTCGCTGTCATCTTGGCTTTTCTTGATCAAACCTGAAGGTTGTGGAGATGGACAACAACCTTGCACACCCACTTCTTCAATCGGCATTGTTATATTCTATGTAGCCATCTACTTAGCGGCCTTTGGATATGGGGGTCATCAACCCACCTTAGCTACCTTCGGATCAGACCAATTTGATGACACAAATCCTAAACAAAAGAGTTCCAAAGCAGCTTTCTTCTGCTACTTCTACTTTGCACTCAATGTGGGGTCTCTCTTCTCCAACACCATTTTGGTCTATTACGAGGATACCGGTAAATGGACACTTGGGTTCTGGGTATCCACTGCATCTGCTGTGATAGCTCTGGGGTCATTTCTGTTGGGAACACCAGGTTATCGATATATTAAGCCATGTGGCAACCCTTTGCCACGTGTTGCTCAAGTATTTGTTGCTGCAGCTAGGAAATGGAATGCAGTTCCGGCTGATGAGAATGAGTTATATGAGGTGGAAGGTTCGGAGTCTGTAATCAAAGGAAGTAGGAAGATTCTTCATAGCAACGAATTCAT GTGTTTGGACAAGGCCGCAACCTTGACAGAGAAAGATCAGCAGGGCCCAATGAACCCCTGGAGAGTCTGCACAGTCACTCAAGTTGAAGAAGCCAAATGCATTTTAAGAATGCTACCCATTTGGCTGTGCACAATCATATACTCCGTTGTATTCACCCAAATGGCTTCACTCTTTGTCGAGCAAGGTGCAGTCATGGACTCAAGAATCGGACGTTTCCATCTTCCAGCAGCAAGCATGTCTGTTTTCGATATCTGCAGCGTTCTCGTTTTCACTGGCATTTACCGCCATATCCTGATTCCACTAGCCGGAAGGTTAATCAGAAACCCCAAGGGCTTATCTGAGCTTCAGAGAATGGGAATCGGACTCGTTATTGGAATGTTGGCAATGATCGCAGCCGGTCTCACAGAACTGGAAAGGCTCAAAAGGGCTGAACACCATTCTAGCTCTCTAAGCAtattttggcaaatacctcAGTACACACTCGTTGGCGCTTCGGAGGTTTTCATGTATATTGGGCAGTTGGAGTTCTTCAATGGGCAAGCGCCAGATGGGATAAAGAGCTTTGGAAGCTCACTTTGCATGGCGTCGATTTCGCTGGGTAATTATGTCAGCAGCATGCTTGTTAACATGGTAATGGGGATTACAGCTACAGGTAATAGCCCGGGTTGGATCCCCGAGAACCTTAATCACGGCCACATGGATCGATTTTACTTCCTCATCGCGGCATTAACGGCTGCCGATTTCGTGATTTACGTTTATTGTGCAAAATGGTACAAGTGTGTCAATGTTGATGAAAACAAAGATGGAGAAGCAGAGGTAGAACTGCTCAATAATGTGTAG
- the LOC131333372 gene encoding zinc finger CCCH domain-containing protein 14-like produces the protein MEFGPGRKRGKPEAAFNGNGGFKKFKHEMESFPTGTGSKSKPCTKFFSTTGCQFGEGCHFSHYVPGGIKVVTQILGSNPALPSAARNPVPPQPFPEGPSPPTVKTRMCNKYNTAEGCRFGDKCHFAHGEWELGKPTIPSYEGPRGMTVRPPMGGGRLSRRMEPPPASSFGASATAKISVDASLAGAIIGKGGVNSKQICRVTGAKLSIRDHESDPNLKNIELEGSFDQIKQASAMVREIIVNIGGSASGPPPPMAKNPPAGPGSGSVSGFKTKLCEKFAKGTCTFGDRCHYAHGTDELRT, from the exons ATGGAGTTTGGACCCGGTCGAAAGAGAGGGAAGCCAGAAGCTGCCTTCAACGGCAATGGCGGTTTCAAGAAATTCAAGCACG AAATGGAGTCCTTTCCAACTGGTACAGGAAGCAAATCGAAGCCATGCACAAAGTTTTTCAG CACTACGGGGTGCCAATTTGGGGAGGGGTGCCATTTCTCGCATTATGTTCCCGGCGGCATTAAAGTCGTGACTCAAATTCTTGGCAGCAACCCAGCTCTTCCATCAGCCGCCAGAAATCCAGTTCCCCCACAGCCCTTTCCAGAAGGTCCATCTCCTCCCACTGTCAAGACCCGCATGTGCAACAAATACAACACAGCTGAAGGTTGCAGGTTTGGCGACAAGTGCCATTTTGCACACGGCGAGTGGGAGCTTGGAAAGCCAACGATTCCGTCCTACGAAGGTCCTCGTGGCATGACGGTGAGACCACCAATGGGAGGTGGCAGGCTGAGCCGGCGAATGGAGCCACCCCCTGCCAGCAGCTTCGGGGCCTCTGCCACAGCCAAGATCAGCGTTGATGCGTCACTCGCCGGGGCTATCATTGGAAAAGGTGGTGTGAACTCAAAGCAGATCTGTCGCGTGACAGGAGCGAAGCTTTCGATACGGGATCATGAGTCGGATCCTAACCTAAAGAACATTGAATTGGAAGGGAGCTTTGATCAGATCAAGCAAGCGAGTGCAATGGTTAGAGAGATCATTGTGAACATCGGTGGTTCGGCGTCTGGGCCGCCTCCTCCTATGGCGAAGAACCCTCCTGCTGGGCCGGGCTCTGGTTCTGTGAGCGGCTTCAAGACAAAACTTTGCGAGAAATTTGCTAAAGGAACTTGTACCTTTGGGGATAGGTGCCATTATGCTCACGGAACCGATGAACTGCGTACATAA